A window from Gorilla gorilla gorilla isolate KB3781 chromosome 21, NHGRI_mGorGor1-v2.1_pri, whole genome shotgun sequence encodes these proteins:
- the FOXA2 gene encoding hepatocyte nuclear factor 3-beta isoform X1: MHSASSMLGAVKMEGHEPSDWSSYYAEPEGYSSVSNMNAGLGMNGMNTYMSMSAAAMGSGSGNMSAGSMNMSSYVGAGMSPSLAGMSPGAGAMAGMGGSAGAAGVAGMGPHLSPSLSPLGGQAAGAMGGLAPYANMNSMSPMYGQAGLSRARDPKTYRRSYTHAKPPYSYISLITMAIQQSPNKMLTLSEIYQWIMDLFPFYRQNQQRWQNSIRHSLSFNDCFLKVPRSPDKPGKGSFWTLHPDSGNMFENGCYLRRQKRFKCEKQLALKEAAGAAGSGKKAAAGAQASQAQLGEAAGPAPETPAGTESPHSSASPCQEHKRGGLGELKGTPAAALSPPEPAPSPGQQQQAAAHLLGPPHHPGLPPEAHLKPEHHYAFNHPFSINNLMSSEQQHHHSHHHHQPHKMDLKAYEQVMHYPGYGSPMPGSLAMGPVTNKTGLDASPLAADTSYYQGVYSRPIMNSS; encoded by the coding sequence GGCTACTCCTCCGTGAGCAACATGAACGCCGGCCTGGGGATGAACGGCATGAACACGTACATGAGCATGTCGGCGGCCGCCATGGGCAGCGGCTCGGGCAACATGAGCGCGGGCTCCATGAACATGTCGTCGTACGTGGGCGCTGGCATGAGCCCGTCCCTGGCGGGGATGTCCCCCGGCGCGGGCGCCATGGCGGGCATGGGCGGCTCGGCCGGGGCGGCCGGCGTGGCGGGCATGGGGCCGCACTTGAGTCCCAGCCTGAGCCCGCTCGGGGGGCAGGCGGCCGGGGCCATGGGCGGCCTGGCCCCCTACGCCAACATGAACTCCATGAGCCCCATGTACGGGCAGGCGGGCCTGAGCCGCGCGCGCGACCCCAAGACCTACCGGCGCAGCTATACGCACGCAAAGCCGCCCTACTCGTACATCTCGCTCATCACCATGGCCATCCAGCAGAGCCCCAACAAGATGCTGACGCTGAGCGAGATCTACCAGTGGATCATGGACCTCTTCCCCTTCTACCGGCAGAACCAGCAGCGCTGGCAGAACTCCATCCGCCACTCGCTCTCCTTCAACGACTGCTTCCTGAAGGTGCCCCGCTCGCCCGACAAGCCCGGCAAGGGCTCCTTCTGGACCCTGCACCCTGACTCGGGCAACATGTTCGAGAACGGCTGCTACCTGCGCCGCCAGAAGCGCTTCAAGTGCGAGAAGCAGCTGGCGCTGAAGGAGGCCGCAGGCGCCGCGGGCAGCGGCAAGAAAGCGGCCGCCGGGGCCCAGGCCTCACAGGCTCAACTCGGGGAGGCCGCCGGGCCGGCCCCCGAGACTCCGGCGGGCACCGAGTCGCCTCACTCGAGCGCCTCCCCGTGCCAGGAGCACAAGCGAGGGGGCCTGGGAGAGCTGAAGGGGACGCCGGCTGCGGCGCTGAGCCCCCCAGAGCCGGCGCCCTCTCCcgggcagcagcagcaggccGCGGCCCACCTGCTGGGCCCGCCCCACCACCCGGGCCTGCCGCCTGAGGCCCACCTGAAGCCGGAACACCACTACGCCTTCAACCACCCGTTCTCCATCAACAACCTCATGTCCTCGGAGCAGCAgcaccaccacagccaccaccaccaccagccccaCAAAATGGACCTCAAGGCCTACGAACAGGTGATGCACTACCCCGGCTACGGTTCCCCCATGCCTGGCAGCTTGGCCATGGGCCCGGTCACGAACAAAACGGGCCTGGACGCCTCGCCCCTGGCCGCAGATACCTCCTACTACCAGGGGGTGTACTCCCGGCCCATTATGAACTCCTCTTAA
- the FOXA2 gene encoding hepatocyte nuclear factor 3-beta isoform X2, producing MLGAVKMEGHEPSDWSSYYAEPEGYSSVSNMNAGLGMNGMNTYMSMSAAAMGSGSGNMSAGSMNMSSYVGAGMSPSLAGMSPGAGAMAGMGGSAGAAGVAGMGPHLSPSLSPLGGQAAGAMGGLAPYANMNSMSPMYGQAGLSRARDPKTYRRSYTHAKPPYSYISLITMAIQQSPNKMLTLSEIYQWIMDLFPFYRQNQQRWQNSIRHSLSFNDCFLKVPRSPDKPGKGSFWTLHPDSGNMFENGCYLRRQKRFKCEKQLALKEAAGAAGSGKKAAAGAQASQAQLGEAAGPAPETPAGTESPHSSASPCQEHKRGGLGELKGTPAAALSPPEPAPSPGQQQQAAAHLLGPPHHPGLPPEAHLKPEHHYAFNHPFSINNLMSSEQQHHHSHHHHQPHKMDLKAYEQVMHYPGYGSPMPGSLAMGPVTNKTGLDASPLAADTSYYQGVYSRPIMNSS from the coding sequence GGCTACTCCTCCGTGAGCAACATGAACGCCGGCCTGGGGATGAACGGCATGAACACGTACATGAGCATGTCGGCGGCCGCCATGGGCAGCGGCTCGGGCAACATGAGCGCGGGCTCCATGAACATGTCGTCGTACGTGGGCGCTGGCATGAGCCCGTCCCTGGCGGGGATGTCCCCCGGCGCGGGCGCCATGGCGGGCATGGGCGGCTCGGCCGGGGCGGCCGGCGTGGCGGGCATGGGGCCGCACTTGAGTCCCAGCCTGAGCCCGCTCGGGGGGCAGGCGGCCGGGGCCATGGGCGGCCTGGCCCCCTACGCCAACATGAACTCCATGAGCCCCATGTACGGGCAGGCGGGCCTGAGCCGCGCGCGCGACCCCAAGACCTACCGGCGCAGCTATACGCACGCAAAGCCGCCCTACTCGTACATCTCGCTCATCACCATGGCCATCCAGCAGAGCCCCAACAAGATGCTGACGCTGAGCGAGATCTACCAGTGGATCATGGACCTCTTCCCCTTCTACCGGCAGAACCAGCAGCGCTGGCAGAACTCCATCCGCCACTCGCTCTCCTTCAACGACTGCTTCCTGAAGGTGCCCCGCTCGCCCGACAAGCCCGGCAAGGGCTCCTTCTGGACCCTGCACCCTGACTCGGGCAACATGTTCGAGAACGGCTGCTACCTGCGCCGCCAGAAGCGCTTCAAGTGCGAGAAGCAGCTGGCGCTGAAGGAGGCCGCAGGCGCCGCGGGCAGCGGCAAGAAAGCGGCCGCCGGGGCCCAGGCCTCACAGGCTCAACTCGGGGAGGCCGCCGGGCCGGCCCCCGAGACTCCGGCGGGCACCGAGTCGCCTCACTCGAGCGCCTCCCCGTGCCAGGAGCACAAGCGAGGGGGCCTGGGAGAGCTGAAGGGGACGCCGGCTGCGGCGCTGAGCCCCCCAGAGCCGGCGCCCTCTCCcgggcagcagcagcaggccGCGGCCCACCTGCTGGGCCCGCCCCACCACCCGGGCCTGCCGCCTGAGGCCCACCTGAAGCCGGAACACCACTACGCCTTCAACCACCCGTTCTCCATCAACAACCTCATGTCCTCGGAGCAGCAgcaccaccacagccaccaccaccaccagccccaCAAAATGGACCTCAAGGCCTACGAACAGGTGATGCACTACCCCGGCTACGGTTCCCCCATGCCTGGCAGCTTGGCCATGGGCCCGGTCACGAACAAAACGGGCCTGGACGCCTCGCCCCTGGCCGCAGATACCTCCTACTACCAGGGGGTGTACTCCCGGCCCATTATGAACTCCTCTTAA